A stretch of the Diorhabda sublineata isolate icDioSubl1.1 chromosome 11, icDioSubl1.1, whole genome shotgun sequence genome encodes the following:
- the LOC130450205 gene encoding pre-mRNA-splicing factor ATP-dependent RNA helicase DHX16, whose product MSRQGTSRRYNSDSDSDSVDSAEEARRKDLKERDEFATRLKKRDEERTRNIVHNSDKRAYEEAAKRLKLDNAEREKLIPMLRVASRRKYLEKRKDDKLQELEADIADDEYLFEEEILTVREKKERQHKKELLRLAQEHEKARELERVQRYHMPRDLGKDSTADYIEVDELEKVPQSEQKKWEKDQMASAVFKFGAKDAIKKEEYELLLEDQITFIQALQMPGLTEKKEPELTESEKKKLTIEETKKSLPIYPFKDDLIQAIREHQILIIEGETGSGKTTQIPQYLYEAGFTEDGKMIGCTQPRRVAAMSVAARVAEEMGVKLGNEVGYAIRFEDCTSERTVIKYMTDGTLHREFLSEPDLASYSVMIIDEAHERTLHTDILFGLVKDIARFRPELKLLISSATLDVTKFSEFFDDAPVYQIPGRRFPVDIYYTKAPEADYVDACVVSVLQIHVTQPLGDILVFLTGQDEIETCHELLQDRVRRLGSKVKELIILPLYANLPSDMQTKIFEPTPRGARKVVLATNIAETSLTIDNIIYVIDPGFAKQNHFNSRTGMESLMVVPISKASANQRAGRAGRVAAGKCFRLYTAWSYKHELEDNTVPEIQRINLGNAVLMLKALGINDLVHFDFLDPPPHETLVLALEQLYALGALNHHGELTKLGRRMAELPVDPMMAKMILASEKYQCAEEIVSIAAMLSVNGAIFYRPKDKIIHADTARKNFNHVGGDHLSLLNVYNQWRDSDYSVQWCYENFIQYRSMKRARDVREQLVNLMTRVEIEMVSNVSETANIRKAITSGYFYHIARFSKGGSYKTVKHNQSVTIHPNSALFDSLPRWVLYHELVFTTKEFMRQVIEIESKWLLEVAPHYYKQKELEDSTNKKMPKTVGRSTRTD is encoded by the exons atgagcCGACAAGGTACAAGTAGACGATATAACTCGGATTCTGACTCTGATAGTGTCGATAGCGCTGAGGAAGCCAGAAGAAAAGATTTGAAAGAAAGAGATGAGTTTGCAACTCGACTTAAAAAACGAGATGAAGAACGAACAAGAAACATTGTTCATAATTCAGATAAACGAGCATACGAAGAAGCAGCTAAAAGACTTAAGTTGGACAATGCAGAAAGAGAAAAACTTATTCCTATGCTTAGAGTTGCTTCAAGGCGAAAGTATTTGGAGAAAAGGAAAGATGATAAGTTGCAAGAATTGGAAGCTGATATAGCAGATGATGAATACCTATTTGAAGAAGAAAT TTTAACAGTAAGGGAAAAGAAGGAACGTCAACACAAAAAAGAACTGTTGAGACTTGCTCAAGAACATGAAAAAGCTAGAGAACTCGAACGGGTCCAGAGGTATCATATGCCCAGAGATTTGGGAAAAGATTCCACTGCTGATTATATTGAAGTGGATGAATTGGAGAAAGTACCACAGtcagaacaaaaaaaatgggAGAAAGATCAAATGGCATCTGCTGTATTCAAATTCGGAGCCAAAGATGCTATTAAAAAAGAGGAATATGAACTGTTATTGGAAGATCAAATTACTTTCATTCAAGCATTGCAAATGCCAG GTCTAACTGAAAAAAAAGAACCTGAACTAACTGAGtcagaaaagaagaaattaacaataGAAGAAACCAAGAAAAGTCTCCCAATATATCCATTCAAAGATGATTTAATTCAAGCTATTAGGGAACACCAGATTCTAATCATTGAAGGTGAAACAGGTTCTGGTAAAACTACACAGATACCACAGTATCTGTATGAAGCTGGATTTACAGAAGATg gTAAAATGATTGGTTGCACTCAACCAAGAAGAGTAGCAGCCATGTCAGTAGCAGCGAGAGTAGCAGAAGAAATGGGTGTAAAACTTGGCAATGAGGTAGGTTACGCTATTAGATTTGAGGACTGCACTTCGGAGAGGACAGTTATTAAATATATGACCGATGGTACTCTACACAGAGAATTTCTATCTGAACCAGACTTAGCTTCATATAGCGTCATGATTATCGACGAAGCACATGAAAGGACATTGCACACAGACATACTATTTGGTTTGGTTAAAGATATAGCAAGATTTAGACCAgagttaaaattattaatatccaGTGCAACTCTCGATGTTACCAAGTTTTCAGAATTTTTCGATGATGCTCCAGTATATCAAATTCCGGGTAGAAGATTCCCTGTTGATATCTATTACACGAAAGCTCCTGAAGCAGATTATGTTGATGCATGTGTTGTATCTGTCTTACAAATCCACGTAACTCAACCTTTGGGAGATATATTAGTGTTTCTAACTGGTCAAGATGAAATAGAAACTTGTCACGAACTTTTGCAAGATAGAGTGCGCAGATTAGGTTCCAAAGTAAAGGAATTGATAATATTACCTCTTTACGCTAACTTGCCCAGTGACatgcaaacaaaaatattcgaGCCGACTCCTCGCGGTGCAAGAAAAGTTGTACTAGCTACTAATATAGCCGAAACATCGCTAACAATAGATAACATTATTTATGTAATAGATCCAGGGTTTGCTAAACAAAACCATTTTAATTCAAGGACTGGCATGGAGAGTTTGATGGTTGTGCCTATTTCAAAAGCATCTGCAAATCAAAGAGCAGGTCGAGCTGGAAGAGTAGCAGCAGGAAAGTGTTTTAGGTTATACACCGCTTGGTCATACAAACACGAATTAGAAGATAATACAGTTCCGGAAATTCAAAGGATTAATTTGGGGAATGCAGTTTTGATGTTAAAGGCATTAGGAATAAACGATTTGGTGCATTTTGACTTTTTAGATCCTCCACCTCATGAAACCTTAGTCTTAGCTTTAGAACAATTATACGCCCTAGGGGCATTAAACCATCATGGAGAGTTGACAAAATTAGGAAGAAGAATGGCTGAATTGCCAGTAGATCCTATGATGGCCAAGATGATTTTAGCTTCTGAAAA ATACCAATGCGCCGAAGAGATAGTATCGATAGCTGCAATGTTATCAGTAAATGGAGCCATATTTTATAGGCCAAAAGACAAAATTATCCATGCAGATACTgcaagaaaaaatttcaatcatgtGGGAGGAGACCATTTAAGtcttttaaacgtttacaaCCAATGGAGGGACTCTGATTACTCTGTACAATGGTGTTATGAAAACTTTATACAATACAG GTCTATGAAGAGAGCGCGAGATGTTAGGGAACAACTAGTAAATTTGATGACGAGGGTTGAAATTGAGATGGTGTCCAATGTATCAGAAACTGCCAATATCCGCAAAGCTATTACTTCTGGTTATTTTTACCACATAGCAAGATTTTCAAAAGGTGGAAGTTATAAGACGGTTAAACATAATCAGAGCGTCACCATTCACCCCAATAGCGCCCTATTCGATTCTTTACCTAGATGGGTGCTTTACCATGAACTTGTTTTTACCACAAAAGAATTTATGAGACAAGTTATAGAGATTGAAAGTAAATGGTTATTGGAGGTGGCGCCacattattataaacaaaaggAACTGGAAGATTCTACTAATAAGAAAATGCCAAAGACAGTAGGTCGAAGCACTAGGACTGATTAG